The proteins below are encoded in one region of Ephemeroptericola cinctiostellae:
- a CDS encoding ExbD/TolR family protein, with protein sequence MSLTPLRRRSRRTRAEMNVVPYIDVMLVLLVIFMVTAPMIQTGVLKLPSVGSVSQPEAPPIVVQLDTKGQLTTQAGAETLTHANPAALIQWLNTRNAESNQAVVIAADKDVPYGDVMAITDALKQANIPRVGLLLSKTSPTKP encoded by the coding sequence TTCGCGTCGCACCCGCGCTGAAATGAACGTCGTACCCTACATTGATGTGATGTTGGTGTTGTTGGTGATTTTCATGGTCACTGCGCCAATGATTCAAACAGGCGTATTGAAATTGCCATCGGTCGGCTCAGTGAGCCAACCCGAAGCGCCGCCAATCGTCGTGCAACTCGACACAAAGGGGCAATTGACCACGCAAGCAGGGGCTGAAACGCTGACCCACGCCAACCCAGCCGCGTTGATTCAATGGTTGAACACACGCAACGCCGAGTCCAATCAGGCCGTGGTCATCGCCGCTGATAAAGACGTGCCCTATGGCGATGTCATGGCCATCACCGATGCACTTAAACAAGCCAACATTCCCCGTGTCGGCCTGTTGCTCAGCAAAACAAGCCCTACCAAACCGTA